A genomic window from Fibrobacter sp. UWEL includes:
- a CDS encoding S24/S26 family peptidase yields MNLTDDQILLEAIRMVESGVTVTFPVNGRSMLPFIIGGRESLVLTKPENFKVGDIVLAYVDGNRFVIHRVERIQGENVTLIGDGNLCLREHCKISDVKALATHAVNAKGILRDLYTRRRRFAAKLWKWAIPVRKYLLFIYRKTHPGIF; encoded by the coding sequence ATGAACCTCACAGACGATCAGATTCTCTTGGAAGCGATCCGTATGGTGGAAAGCGGAGTAACCGTCACCTTCCCGGTGAACGGCAGAAGTATGCTGCCCTTCATTATTGGCGGTAGGGAAAGTCTAGTCCTGACCAAGCCCGAAAATTTCAAGGTCGGGGACATTGTCCTTGCCTATGTGGATGGGAACCGTTTCGTAATCCATCGGGTGGAGCGCATCCAGGGCGAGAACGTGACTTTGATTGGGGATGGCAACTTGTGTCTGAGGGAACACTGCAAGATTAGTGATGTAAAGGCCCTCGCCACTCACGCCGTTAACGCAAAGGGAATCCTTAGGGACCTGTACACCAGACGCCGCAGGTTTGCCGCCAAGCTGTGGAAGTGGGCAATTCCCGTCCGAAAATATTTACTTTTTATCTATCGTAAAACTCACCCAGGAATTTTCTAG
- a CDS encoding sialate O-acetylesterase, with protein sequence MNLIHKVAAVACCTFGLSMLAPQAEAAPNPNFHIYIAYGQSNMAGAGPIQNSDQEPLDNFVMLSGIDCSARKNNPSIKVAKGQWSKAVPPMFHCQEGLSVADYFGRTMAQEMPNVTIGIIPVAVGGASIKLFDKDQWQPYVNSAESWLSNWAKDYDAQGNDYSAIITLAKKAQEVGVIKGFIFHQGETDGGMSNWETIVKKTYDDMRKDLGISEELPFVAGEMVYNGACHGMSTRVNGLSKYFAKFGVAKSQGTGNQSDRLHFDHDGYVEMGKRYAAEMLKLIDKTVDASAGAVEVPLYGGGSAGSEKPEEYGPYGDVFKIPGKVQAEDYNKGGSGKAYSDLDAANQGGEYRGDAVDIYKAGMGMAVGYTQAGEWLKYSVHVEEDGEYEMIGRLAGTNGTGSISVYLGDAKIGETMVSEKGPDYDTYSDVSGGKVTLKAGDYDLKISIETDWVNIDYIEFKKVDAALSIGNKLMVKTNMENAQYFDMNGNRVTKATAQKQGIYLVRIPGQKAFVIRNEK encoded by the coding sequence ATGAATCTTATCCATAAAGTGGCTGCAGTTGCTTGCTGCACGTTCGGTCTCTCCATGCTTGCTCCTCAGGCTGAAGCGGCTCCCAATCCGAATTTCCACATTTACATTGCTTACGGTCAGTCCAATATGGCTGGCGCAGGTCCTATCCAGAATAGTGACCAGGAGCCTCTTGACAATTTTGTCATGTTGTCCGGTATTGACTGTTCTGCTCGAAAGAATAATCCCAGCATTAAGGTTGCCAAGGGCCAGTGGTCCAAGGCAGTGCCCCCCATGTTCCATTGCCAGGAAGGCCTTTCCGTGGCGGACTACTTCGGTAGAACCATGGCCCAGGAAATGCCCAATGTGACCATCGGTATTATCCCGGTGGCTGTGGGTGGCGCCTCCATCAAGCTGTTTGACAAGGACCAGTGGCAGCCCTATGTAAATTCCGCCGAAAGCTGGCTTTCCAACTGGGCTAAGGATTACGACGCCCAGGGTAACGACTATTCCGCCATTATCACCCTGGCAAAGAAGGCTCAGGAAGTGGGCGTCATCAAGGGCTTCATCTTCCATCAGGGCGAAACCGATGGCGGCATGTCCAACTGGGAAACCATCGTCAAGAAGACTTACGACGACATGCGCAAGGACCTGGGTATTTCCGAGGAATTGCCCTTTGTCGCTGGCGAAATGGTGTATAATGGCGCCTGCCACGGCATGAGTACCCGCGTGAACGGACTTTCCAAGTACTTTGCAAAGTTTGGCGTTGCCAAGTCCCAGGGTACGGGCAACCAGTCCGACCGTCTGCATTTCGACCATGATGGCTATGTAGAAATGGGTAAGCGTTATGCCGCTGAAATGCTGAAACTCATTGACAAGACAGTGGACGCAAGTGCTGGTGCTGTGGAAGTTCCCCTCTATGGTGGCGGTTCCGCAGGTAGCGAAAAGCCCGAAGAATATGGCCCCTATGGCGATGTCTTCAAGATTCCGGGCAAGGTCCAGGCAGAAGACTATAACAAGGGCGGTTCTGGCAAGGCTTACTCCGACCTGGATGCTGCCAACCAGGGTGGCGAATACCGCGGTGACGCTGTAGACATCTACAAGGCTGGTATGGGTATGGCTGTGGGCTATACTCAGGCTGGCGAATGGCTGAAGTATTCTGTCCATGTGGAAGAAGACGGCGAATACGAAATGATTGGCCGTCTGGCAGGTACCAATGGCACAGGCTCCATTTCCGTTTACCTGGGCGATGCCAAGATCGGTGAGACCATGGTTTCCGAAAAGGGTCCTGACTATGACACCTATAGCGATGTTAGCGGCGGCAAGGTCACCCTGAAGGCTGGCGATTACGACCTGAAGATTTCCATCGAAACAGACTGGGTGAACATCGACTACATTGAATTCAAGAAGGTCGATGCCGCACTTTCCATTGGCAACAAGCTGATGGTCAAGACCAACATGGAAAACGCCCAGTACTTCGATATGAACGGCAATCGCGTCACCAAGGCAACTGCTCAGAAGCAGGGTATCTACCTGGTTCGCATTCCTGGCCAGAAGGCATTCGTCATCCGTAACGAAAAGTAA
- a CDS encoding carbohydrate-binding protein, with product MFEKLFRMKQVMTAAFMMALPYSAMAATTVSVSLGDSIRPVTHVASGSLYGFTETLPSNVDADVAPLNPNVFLAPARSGSGRQQGIGGAFLISPRLKNTTGKVQIRLADILPGWPYQYKNWDHWKSEVTSVVNDKKSAAVQNFDGYEIWNEPNDTWKGSNNFEADLWKPTYQLLRQLDPDAKIIGPSYSYYNSSRMESFLKYCVENNVVPDVISWHQWGSEGFVGALENYRALEKKYNISPRKVSINEYSHSKHELEGNPGVSVPFIAKFERHGVESAMISWWFVPLPGRLGSLLTKNNERGGGWHLYKWYGDMSGYMAKVTPPNDKSDGVDGFAAVDSKKKVASIVVGGNTLGNVDVKIDKIPEFLGSKVDVSVEYVTWEDKDKAVPSTTPESSKEYTVNNGSITVPIDIKNVYNAYRIYITPVIPQAPYGDKAVSIPGKIEFENYDVGGEGKAYHDDDYENKGGEYRDDGVDIVKAADGGLALGYTTAGEWMEYTFNVEADGEYDVTANVSTAMETAGFILYVDEKQVLDSINVAQIDESFDVYKELKLGSLPLTKGEHVLKVQITKSYINLDWIKFALPAVENSKDTVPEEPKDTTPDFFLARLQVTGPTSYGVFDLQGNLLGHVSGQGLQELNVKTANLVNRSGIYLLRSQKGGKTLKMSVSK from the coding sequence ATGTTTGAAAAACTTTTTCGCATGAAGCAGGTGATGACTGCGGCGTTTATGATGGCCTTACCTTACAGCGCTATGGCGGCAACTACTGTAAGCGTAAGCCTTGGGGATAGCATTCGCCCGGTAACTCATGTAGCTTCCGGTTCTCTTTACGGTTTCACCGAAACCCTCCCCAGCAATGTGGATGCCGATGTGGCTCCACTGAACCCTAATGTGTTCCTGGCCCCCGCTCGTAGCGGTTCCGGTCGCCAGCAGGGTATTGGTGGCGCCTTCCTCATTTCTCCCCGCCTCAAGAACACTACCGGTAAGGTTCAGATCCGTCTGGCAGATATTTTGCCCGGCTGGCCCTACCAGTACAAGAACTGGGATCACTGGAAATCCGAAGTCACCTCCGTGGTGAACGACAAGAAGTCCGCAGCCGTCCAGAACTTCGACGGTTACGAAATCTGGAACGAACCGAACGATACTTGGAAGGGCTCCAACAACTTCGAAGCTGACCTGTGGAAGCCTACTTATCAGCTGCTCCGTCAGCTGGATCCCGATGCAAAGATCATTGGACCTTCTTACTCCTATTACAATTCCTCCCGCATGGAAAGCTTCCTGAAGTATTGTGTCGAGAACAATGTGGTTCCCGATGTGATTAGCTGGCACCAGTGGGGTTCCGAGGGCTTCGTGGGCGCTCTGGAAAACTACCGCGCTCTGGAAAAGAAGTACAATATTTCTCCCCGCAAGGTGAGCATTAACGAATATTCCCACAGCAAGCACGAACTGGAAGGTAACCCTGGCGTTTCTGTGCCCTTCATTGCCAAGTTTGAACGTCATGGCGTCGAAAGTGCAATGATTTCCTGGTGGTTCGTACCGCTGCCCGGTCGTCTGGGAAGCCTCTTGACCAAGAACAACGAACGTGGCGGTGGCTGGCATCTCTATAAGTGGTATGGTGACATGAGTGGTTACATGGCCAAGGTCACACCCCCTAACGACAAGAGCGATGGCGTGGACGGTTTCGCCGCCGTAGATTCCAAGAAAAAGGTTGCAAGCATTGTGGTGGGCGGTAACACCCTGGGCAATGTGGACGTCAAGATCGACAAGATTCCGGAATTTTTGGGCAGTAAGGTGGACGTATCCGTGGAATACGTGACCTGGGAAGATAAGGACAAGGCTGTCCCCTCTACTACGCCTGAATCCAGCAAGGAATATACGGTCAATAACGGTTCCATCACGGTTCCCATCGATATCAAGAACGTTTATAATGCCTATCGCATTTACATCACTCCGGTTATTCCTCAGGCTCCCTATGGCGACAAGGCCGTTTCCATCCCGGGAAAGATCGAATTTGAAAATTATGACGTAGGCGGTGAAGGCAAGGCTTATCACGACGACGATTACGAGAACAAGGGCGGAGAATACCGCGACGATGGCGTGGACATCGTGAAGGCTGCCGACGGAGGCTTGGCTCTGGGCTATACTACTGCAGGTGAATGGATGGAATACACCTTCAATGTGGAAGCCGATGGCGAGTACGACGTGACGGCAAACGTATCTACCGCCATGGAAACCGCAGGCTTTATCCTGTACGTAGACGAAAAGCAGGTTCTGGACTCCATTAACGTGGCTCAGATTGACGAATCCTTCGATGTTTATAAGGAACTCAAGCTGGGGTCACTCCCGCTGACCAAGGGAGAACACGTTCTTAAAGTGCAGATTACCAAGAGCTACATCAATCTGGACTGGATCAAGTTCGCTCTCCCTGCAGTTGAAAATTCCAAGGACACCGTCCCTGAAGAACCTAAGGATACTACTCCTGATTTCTTCCTGGCTCGCCTTCAGGTGACGGGTCCAACTTCTTACGGCGTCTTCGACCTTCAAGGTAACCTGCTGGGCCACGTTTCTGGCCAGGGCCTGCAGGAACTGAATGTCAAGACCGCAAATCTGGTAAATCGCTCCGGTATTTACCTCCTTAGGTCCCAAAAAGGCGGAAAAACGCTTAAAATGAGCGTTTCCAAGTAA
- a CDS encoding sialate O-acetylesterase, with protein MNLFHKVTAAACCAFGLTLFASQANAAPNPNFHIYFAYGQSNMAGNGEIVPSVDQAKDPKNFIMLASHNANASSRSGQTTQSIEMGKWYPAIPPMFHSFEKLSPADYFGRAMVDSLPGVTVGIIPVAIGAVSIKAFDKDQYQAYFSSAASYIQTWAKDYGSNPYQRMVDLGKKAKEVGVIKGFIFHQGESDGTDDNWRKTVYKTYKDIVDALELDENEVAFVAGEMMNDPSGNSGQGSCCSSKNSGIAQLKNNFKKFGLASSQGLKGNGADPYHFGREGVIELGRRYCSEMLKLIDKTIDPDAPAVNLTDPTSSTVPDAPPEEYGPYTDVIAIPGTVEAEEYNKGGAEVAYHDNNKGNEGGKLRKDDVDIYQPNMGMVVGYCEKGDWMKYSVNVKEAGEYDITALVAGDNGTGSIAIYMDDKQIGTEIVNTGAGFDKFDTVKAGTATLTAGDHELKLEVTNSWIDIDWVKFTKKAADTPEPGDAIGKTLMVKTNMDKAQYFDMNGNRVSKSVAQKQGAYVVRIPGQKTFVIRNEK; from the coding sequence ATGAATCTTTTCCATAAGGTAACCGCAGCTGCATGTTGCGCGTTTGGGCTTACTCTGTTTGCTTCCCAGGCAAACGCTGCTCCTAACCCGAATTTCCACATTTATTTTGCCTACGGCCAGTCCAATATGGCTGGTAACGGCGAAATCGTCCCTTCTGTGGACCAGGCTAAGGATCCCAAGAATTTTATCATGCTGGCATCCCACAATGCAAACGCCAGCAGCCGTAGCGGTCAGACCACCCAGTCTATCGAAATGGGTAAGTGGTATCCCGCTATTCCCCCCATGTTCCATTCCTTTGAAAAGCTTTCCCCTGCAGACTACTTTGGCCGCGCCATGGTGGACTCCCTGCCGGGTGTGACCGTGGGTATTATTCCTGTGGCAATTGGTGCCGTAAGCATCAAGGCTTTCGACAAGGACCAGTACCAGGCTTACTTCAGCTCTGCTGCAAGCTACATCCAGACCTGGGCAAAGGACTACGGTTCCAATCCCTACCAGAGAATGGTGGACTTGGGCAAGAAGGCCAAGGAAGTGGGTGTGATCAAGGGCTTCATCTTCCATCAGGGCGAATCCGATGGTACTGATGATAACTGGCGCAAGACCGTTTACAAGACCTACAAGGACATTGTGGACGCTCTTGAATTGGACGAAAACGAAGTGGCTTTCGTTGCTGGCGAAATGATGAACGACCCCTCGGGTAACTCCGGCCAGGGAAGCTGCTGCTCCAGCAAGAATAGCGGTATCGCCCAGCTGAAGAATAACTTCAAGAAGTTTGGCCTGGCATCCTCTCAGGGCTTGAAGGGTAACGGCGCTGACCCCTACCACTTTGGCCGCGAAGGCGTTATTGAACTGGGTCGTCGTTACTGCTCCGAAATGCTGAAGCTGATCGACAAGACTATTGATCCGGATGCTCCTGCAGTGAACCTGACGGATCCTACCAGCTCTACCGTGCCTGACGCACCTCCCGAAGAATACGGCCCCTATACCGACGTGATCGCAATTCCGGGTACCGTTGAAGCCGAAGAATACAACAAGGGTGGTGCCGAAGTTGCCTACCATGACAATAACAAGGGTAACGAAGGCGGCAAGCTCCGTAAGGATGACGTGGACATTTACCAGCCCAACATGGGTATGGTGGTCGGCTATTGCGAAAAGGGCGACTGGATGAAGTATTCCGTCAACGTCAAGGAAGCTGGCGAATACGACATTACCGCTCTGGTAGCTGGCGACAACGGTACTGGTAGCATCGCCATCTATATGGACGACAAGCAGATTGGTACTGAAATTGTGAATACTGGCGCTGGTTTCGATAAGTTTGACACCGTGAAGGCTGGCACCGCTACGCTTACCGCTGGTGATCATGAATTGAAGCTGGAAGTGACCAACTCCTGGATTGATATCGACTGGGTTAAGTTCACCAAGAAGGCTGCCGATACTCCGGAACCGGGTGACGCTATTGGCAAAACGCTGATGGTCAAGACTAACATGGACAAGGCTCAGTATTTCGATATGAATGGCAATCGCGTTTCCAAGTCTGTTGCCCAGAAGCAGGGCGCCTATGTGGTTCGCATTCCGGGCCAGAAGACCTTTGTTATTCGTAACGAAAAGTAA
- a CDS encoding ABC transporter ATP-binding protein translates to MKYLTWLWRNSRGERINMSVRVMVGVLQVAAGLLTIWLSKKFIDETIRTGTDQEIVQMVALLVGTVVASVFMRQLNYYLNIKSVTRGANRLRADVFRKIFLRKLFCKEALHSGDVSSRVMKDVETACDVTFEKLPQIVVTTVQLVGAFLMMRWFDPRLAWALLLTTPVVLALGKLIAKRLRKMTAEIRESESRIQMHVQECAEHDVLIRAMGSENFVGDLLSEKQNYLMGRVVKRSRFTVIVRILMGLAFSLGYIVAFVWGGIGLRHGAITFGVMTSFLQLVGQIQHPIFSLLNAAPQMIHATASIDRIQEISSSDCELIAGDRGSAASGLGSAAGKDGVAVRFENVTFGYDENRTILDNINLEFKSGSKVALMGETGAGKTTLFRLMLGFVKPLSGSVQVYHTAGSAATSRESVAGVATRSHFVFVPQGNSLMSGSIRLNLQMANPQASLQEMETALHNACADFVKDLPAGLDTEIGERGYGLSEGQAQRIAVARGLLQEGSIMLLDEISASLDAETEQEMYSRIFKAYPNKTMIFITHRDAVCKLCDETVKL, encoded by the coding sequence ATGAAATACCTAACCTGGCTATGGCGTAACTCCCGGGGTGAACGCATCAATATGAGCGTTCGCGTTATGGTGGGCGTCCTCCAGGTTGCCGCTGGGCTGTTGACGATCTGGCTCAGCAAGAAATTTATTGACGAAACCATCCGGACGGGAACGGACCAGGAAATTGTCCAGATGGTCGCCCTCCTGGTGGGAACTGTAGTTGCCAGCGTTTTCATGCGGCAGCTGAATTATTACCTGAACATCAAGAGCGTGACCCGAGGGGCAAACCGCCTGAGGGCCGATGTATTCCGGAAAATTTTCCTGCGGAAACTATTCTGCAAGGAAGCCCTACACTCCGGCGACGTATCCTCCCGAGTAATGAAGGATGTGGAAACCGCCTGCGATGTGACCTTCGAGAAATTACCCCAGATAGTTGTTACCACCGTGCAGCTGGTAGGTGCCTTCCTGATGATGCGCTGGTTTGACCCGCGGCTGGCCTGGGCGCTGTTGCTGACGACGCCCGTGGTACTAGCCCTAGGGAAGCTGATTGCCAAGCGCCTGCGGAAAATGACCGCGGAAATCCGCGAAAGCGAAAGCCGCATCCAGATGCACGTTCAGGAATGTGCGGAACACGACGTACTGATCCGCGCCATGGGCAGTGAAAATTTTGTAGGCGACCTGCTAAGCGAAAAACAGAATTACCTGATGGGCCGCGTGGTCAAGCGAAGCCGCTTTACGGTCATCGTAAGAATTTTAATGGGACTTGCATTTAGTTTGGGATATATCGTCGCCTTCGTGTGGGGCGGCATCGGGCTTCGTCACGGCGCCATTACCTTCGGCGTCATGACCTCTTTCCTGCAGCTGGTAGGGCAAATCCAGCATCCCATCTTTAGCCTGCTAAATGCGGCGCCTCAGATGATTCACGCCACCGCAAGCATTGACCGAATCCAGGAAATATCTTCTAGTGATTGCGAGTTGATCGCAGGTGATCGCGGGTCTGCAGCAAGTGGTCTCGGGTCTGCCGCAGGTAAGGACGGCGTCGCCGTCCGCTTCGAAAACGTCACCTTCGGGTACGATGAAAACAGGACCATTCTGGATAATATCAATCTGGAATTCAAGTCCGGCAGTAAGGTGGCCCTCATGGGTGAAACCGGCGCCGGCAAGACAACCCTGTTCAGGTTGATGTTGGGATTTGTAAAGCCCCTCTCGGGATCTGTTCAAGTCTACCACACCGCCGGCAGTGCAGCAACTTCAAGAGAATCCGTCGCGGGGGTCGCGACTCGCAGCCACTTCGTCTTTGTCCCTCAGGGGAATTCCCTCATGAGCGGATCCATCCGGCTGAATCTCCAGATGGCAAATCCCCAAGCGTCCCTACAGGAGATGGAAACGGCGCTTCATAATGCATGCGCCGACTTCGTGAAGGATCTTCCCGCAGGTTTAGATACTGAAATTGGCGAAAGAGGTTACGGCCTCAGTGAAGGTCAGGCCCAGCGAATTGCTGTGGCCCGCGGCCTCCTGCAAGAGGGAAGTATTATGCTGCTGGACGAAATCAGCGCCTCTCTGGATGCCGAAACCGAACAGGAAATGTACAGCAGAATCTTCAAGGCCTATCCCAACAAGACCATGATCTTCATTACCCATCGGGATGCCGTCTGCAAACTCTGCGACGAAACCGTCAAGCTGTAA
- a CDS encoding PqqD family protein yields MKIKNGFVLRDVCGEKVIMGEGVGALDFGRLLCLNSTAAFLWDVAAQGDFTVTSLAEKLCEEYDVTLDQAVQDVSAIVDQWKEVNVIE; encoded by the coding sequence ATGAAAATCAAGAACGGTTTTGTACTTCGCGACGTGTGTGGCGAAAAAGTGATTATGGGCGAAGGCGTAGGCGCCCTGGATTTTGGCCGCCTGCTGTGCCTGAATTCCACCGCAGCCTTCCTGTGGGACGTTGCCGCACAGGGCGATTTCACGGTGACGAGTCTGGCTGAAAAGCTTTGCGAAGAATACGACGTGACCTTGGACCAGGCGGTCCAGGACGTATCCGCCATTGTGGACCAGTGGAAAGAAGTTAACGTCATCGAATGA
- a CDS encoding family 43 glycosylhydrolase, giving the protein MGLFRNFVKSAVLGAAFVGAASAATVSNPWIYSDVPDLCIAKGEGDNYYMVSTTMHYAPGVPIMKSTDLSNWRTVNYAYQTLVNNNKMNLEGGENAYGKGSWASAIRYHKGKWYILTPSYTTNKTHLYITDDIENGPFVEKQLPFYHDPSFFMDDDGSAYVIYGGGQLNIVKLKADLSGPDGGSTVLVSESLRNQTSGTSSYIVALEGAHMEKVDGKYYLFGISWYGPCRTELVFRSDKLMGGYSGKVFLQKNGVAQGSIFQTDAGKWYAYLFRDSGGIGRIPYLMEVEWKDGWPTVVGGAAPATLNLENEVDPGYGMVTSDDFDGDELPLEWQWNHNPDNKNWALKDGKLRITTGRTDSKLYTAKNTLTQRTYGPKCSGRTLVSGKDMKDGDVAGLVALADSLGFVALEKSGNSFEVVYYEREYKLKSVAINGDEAYFRIDFDFTKDRAKFYYSLNGSSWTQIGNELKLPYTLGMFVGYRFGLFNFAKKTAGGTAAFDWFKVGDNENDEIYLDNAAAEPVPQTAHNATQTPWAIPGQIEAEDFDDPGKGKGGPSYSDGDSDNKGDSDYRKDTPVDLYVKSGDRIVVGYIQKDEWLEYTINVAKAGDYTMFAAVASDGGSSFKLSLDGKDLTDEITVPKANKAAGDSAQNFDDYSKVKANVTLPAGEHILRFTATADWFDIDYFNFAEGKDATDPAPIKTEDPQNPDGIGLVKFAEERGVQNYRVFDLKGHMLGMIRSNGMDIVNATRQFVKSNGVYIVKPVSGGLLHKVNVR; this is encoded by the coding sequence ATGGGATTGTTTAGAAATTTTGTGAAGAGCGCTGTTCTGGGTGCCGCATTCGTTGGCGCCGCTTCCGCAGCAACCGTTTCAAATCCGTGGATTTATTCCGACGTGCCGGACCTTTGCATCGCAAAGGGTGAGGGCGACAACTACTACATGGTCAGTACCACCATGCATTATGCACCTGGCGTACCTATCATGAAGTCTACGGATCTTTCCAACTGGCGTACCGTCAATTACGCCTACCAGACCTTGGTCAATAACAACAAGATGAACCTTGAAGGCGGCGAAAATGCCTATGGTAAGGGTTCCTGGGCTTCTGCCATTCGTTATCACAAGGGCAAGTGGTACATTCTGACTCCATCTTATACCACCAACAAGACTCATCTTTATATTACCGACGATATTGAAAACGGCCCCTTTGTAGAAAAGCAGCTGCCGTTCTATCATGACCCCAGCTTCTTTATGGACGATGATGGCAGCGCTTACGTGATTTATGGTGGTGGTCAGCTGAACATCGTAAAGCTGAAAGCAGACCTTTCTGGTCCGGATGGTGGCTCTACCGTATTGGTGAGCGAATCTTTGCGTAACCAAACTTCTGGTACAAGCAGCTACATTGTTGCTCTCGAAGGCGCCCACATGGAAAAGGTGGACGGCAAGTACTATCTGTTTGGCATTAGCTGGTATGGCCCTTGCCGTACTGAACTGGTGTTCCGTTCCGACAAGCTGATGGGCGGCTATTCTGGCAAGGTATTCCTGCAGAAGAATGGTGTGGCTCAGGGCAGTATCTTCCAGACTGATGCCGGCAAGTGGTATGCTTACCTGTTCCGCGACAGCGGTGGCATTGGCCGTATTCCCTACCTGATGGAAGTGGAATGGAAGGATGGCTGGCCTACTGTTGTGGGCGGCGCCGCTCCTGCTACTCTTAACCTTGAAAACGAAGTGGATCCCGGCTACGGCATGGTGACTTCCGACGATTTCGATGGCGATGAACTTCCCCTGGAATGGCAGTGGAACCACAATCCCGATAACAAGAATTGGGCCCTGAAGGATGGCAAGTTAAGAATTACTACTGGCCGTACCGATAGCAAGCTCTACACTGCAAAGAATACCCTGACCCAGCGTACCTATGGTCCCAAGTGCTCTGGCCGTACTCTGGTGAGCGGCAAGGACATGAAGGATGGTGACGTAGCTGGCTTGGTTGCCTTGGCTGACTCCCTGGGCTTTGTGGCTCTCGAAAAGTCCGGCAATAGCTTTGAAGTGGTTTACTACGAACGTGAATACAAGCTCAAGAGTGTTGCCATTAACGGTGACGAAGCCTACTTCCGCATTGACTTTGATTTTACCAAGGACAGAGCAAAGTTCTACTATAGCCTTAATGGCTCCAGCTGGACCCAGATCGGTAACGAACTGAAGTTGCCCTACACCTTGGGCATGTTCGTGGGTTACCGTTTCGGCCTGTTCAACTTCGCGAAGAAGACTGCTGGCGGTACCGCTGCCTTTGACTGGTTCAAGGTGGGCGACAACGAAAACGACGAAATTTACCTGGATAACGCTGCTGCAGAACCGGTTCCTCAAACTGCTCATAACGCAACCCAGACTCCGTGGGCAATTCCTGGCCAGATCGAAGCAGAAGACTTCGACGATCCGGGTAAGGGCAAGGGCGGCCCCTCTTACAGCGATGGCGATTCCGACAATAAGGGCGACAGCGACTACCGTAAGGATACCCCGGTGGATCTGTACGTGAAGTCCGGCGACCGCATTGTGGTGGGCTATATCCAGAAGGACGAATGGCTGGAATACACCATCAACGTGGCTAAGGCTGGCGATTACACTATGTTTGCCGCAGTTGCATCCGATGGCGGCTCTAGCTTCAAGCTGTCTCTGGATGGCAAGGACCTGACCGACGAAATTACCGTTCCTAAGGCTAATAAGGCTGCTGGCGATTCCGCCCAGAATTTTGATGACTACAGCAAGGTAAAGGCTAACGTGACCCTGCCCGCTGGCGAACACATCCTGCGATTCACTGCAACTGCAGACTGGTTCGACATTGACTACTTCAACTTCGCCGAAGGCAAGGACGCTACTGACCCCGCTCCCATCAAGACGGAAGATCCTCAGAATCCTGATGGTATTGGTCTGGTCAAGTTCGCTGAAGAACGTGGCGTGCAGAACTACCGCGTGTTTGACCTGAAGGGCCATATGCTGGGCATGATCCGTTCCAACGGTATGGACATCGTGAATGCTACCCGCCAGTTCGTCAAGAGCAACGGCGTGTACATCGTGAAGCCCGTCTCCGGCGGTCTCCTGCACAAGGTGAACGTAAGATAA